The Calditrichota bacterium DNA window AAATTCGTAAACCTGACCGATTCCGCTAACAAGGCGAAGTGTCAGGCCAATCAGGGTGCCGTAAACTCTGCAGTCGCAATGCAATATGCGGTCGTAGTTGCGGCAGATCCAACGCAAGCCGCTTGGCTTGAAAACCTCGCCATGAATGGCGTTCAGGCGGGTTGGTTTGCTACCGGAGCAGTCCCGACTTGCCCAACCGGCGGCACTTATACCCTTACCAACGGTAACGTCGTCTGTTCTGTGGTAGCGCATCGACCATAGTCTCAGATAGAGCATTCCCTCAAGGCGCCGGGCAGGTCCCGGCGCCTCCTTTTTTTGCTCGCTATCAAGCATAGCACTTTGCTTCGATCAGACTTATTGTGATTAGGAGTTGGCACACCAGTTGCAAAGTCTTCCGGCAAAAGGCAGTAAGATCCTGTCATACACCATTTCAACAAAGAGGCATAAAATGCTCTCAGCGCTTCGCAGTGACAAGGGTTTCACCCTCGTCGAACTTATCATGGTGATCGTCATCATCGGCATTCTGGCATCCGTAGCGGTCCCGAAGTTCGTCAACCTCTCCGATTCGGCTAACAAGGCGAAATGCCAGGCCAATCAAGGAGCGGTCAACTCGGCCGTGGCTATGCAGTATGCACAGATCGTCGCCGCCGATCCGACCCAGGCGGCATGGCTCGAGAACCTCGCCATGAACGGCGTCCAGGCCGGCTGGTTTGCCACCGGTGCGGTCCCGGCCTGCCCGACAGGAGGAACCTACACGCTGACCAATGGCAACGTGGTCTGTTCCGTAGTGGCGCATCGTCCGTAACACGACCTGTTCCAAACTGAAACAGGGCCGGCTTCCCGACCGGTTGGGGAGTCGGCCCTGTTGCGCATTGTATAGCCTCAGACGAGTGCACCAGATGACTCCCAAAAACTTATCCGATTGTGGCTATACGATGATAGAGATTATATTGACGATCCTTATTCTCGGCATCTTGATGGCCGTGGCGATTCCGCGATTCATTCGCCTGACCGAGGAAACCGACCGTTCCCGATGTGCTGCCGAGCGAGGCGCTATCAACTCAGCCCTGATGATTACATACAACGCTCTTAATGTGCGTGATCCAGCCTATGTTAACTGGCTAGCGACCGTCAGCATCAATGCGCTATCCGATACGATGTTCGCTACCCGCCACATCCCGGTCTGTCCCCGAGGCGGGACGTTCATGATAGTCAATGGTCAGACGACTTGTTCGCTGCACGGCCAGTAGGTTGTCGTAGATAGCATGAGACGTCGCTCCCGTATGTAAATAGTTATAATGCAGTAGTTGATGTATATCACACGACCTTGCCGGTCTAAATCACCTACGGCGCAAACTAATCAGTCTTAAGATGTAGTAGAGTATTAGGTTCCAATCGAAACCCAATGGAGAAGAAGATGTCCAAGTTCCAGAACCGGTCGTCGGAATCCGATGCGCGTCGAGCGCATGAGGACGGGTTCACCACTGTCGAATTGATCATTGCCATCGTAGTCGTCGCAGCCATATCGGTGATCGCCATCATGCGCTTCGGCGGCCAGAGCGAGCGAACCGCACAGTCGGTGGCCGAGATCATCATCAGCGATCTCGCCTACGCCCAGGAGGCTGCCATAGCTGCCGGCAAAGGCGTCCAGATTGCCCTTGCAGCCAGTTGTGGCGGCTGTGAAGACAACAGGCAAGGCCTGGGCCACGACGAAAACATTCGCGGTGAAGGCGTCAATGGCAACGGCCGGGGGCATGGATACGGCTATGGCCACCTGCATCATTGTGACGAATCATGCCGCGTAAGCCAGACCCCCGAAGGAGGCTATGCAGTCAACTACTCCGACGGAATGCCGGTCAACTACCCGGCTGCGGCGGCGTTGATGAACCTCCGCGAACAGGTCGTCGTCGAAATGACCGTGAACCGCATCCAGTTTGACTCTGGCGGTCGCCTCGTCCTGCCTGGCTATAACTGGAGTGAAGGTCAACAAGCCGCTACCGTCATCACTGTCAACAACCGTTACCGCGTCAATGTCGCGCGTGAAACCGGCAAGTCATGGGTTACGGAAGGGTAGTGTTGCGAAACAACTCGGGTTTCTCGAGGCGTTTTCGATTTCCGCGCTCGTTAGTTATATTGTAGTTGTATGGAAATCGGAAGTAATGTTTGCCTGATGAAAACTTCATCAAACACCAGGAGAAGGACGCGGTTACTGCTCATCCGTGACGACGGCTTCACGACGCTTGAGGTCATCATGATCATCGTCGTTGTAGTTGCCATTTCGGTCGTAGCCGTTACGCGCTTCGGCTCACAGAGCGACCGGGTACCCCGTGCTGTAGCAGAGATGATGATTAGCGACATTGCCTACGCTCAAGAAGCCGCAATAGCGCGCGGAATGGGTGTCCAGATCACGGTCTGCGCGACCTGCAACAATTGCGAAGACCGGCAGAAGGAACGTGGCCGACGTGGTAGGCGCGGACGCGCAAGAGGTCATGAGGAAGGTCATGGTCGTGGCAACGACGAGGAACGTGGCGGCAACGACAATGGCCAAGGACGGGGTCGCGGCGGCCACGATGACGACGACGATAGACAAGGACGGGGTCGCGGCGGCCACGATGACGACGACGATAGACAAGGACAGGGTTACGGCCATAACGACGATCATCGCGGGCGCGGCCGTCGCGGTCACGGTCGCGGGCACGGCTATGGGTATGGTCATCATCATCGCTGCGATAATCAGTGCACTTGCGACTGGGCTGAGGGCGGCTATAGCATTACCTATTCGGATGGCACACCAGTTGAGTTCCCCGCTTCGGCAGCTTCATTTGACATCGCCGACGATGTGGAAATATCCATCCCCACCGGCACACTTAGGTTCGACTCCTCCGGGAGACTCTTACTTCCATCTTACAACTGGGCCGATTCTCAAACCTCTTATCCAGCAATTGTAATCGACGGCCGGGTGACCATCAATATCGCCCGTGAGACGGGTAAGGCTTGGATAACCGGCAGTTGAATCCTCACCGGGGGGGAGGCCGGCTAATTCGACTGGTGGGCCGCCTGCGAAGAATGGATGGCTACAGTCTAATCGAGTTAGTGATGGCGATAGTCCTGGCCACTATCGCTTTTCCCGGTATTGTGACGATGTTCACCAGCATCTATGTCAATGGCGGCAATGGCGAACTGATGACTGTCGCCAATTTGCTCGCCGTCGAGCAGATGGAAGTCATCCTCGCCGATAAAGCCGGGTCCGGGGCTGGATTTGGCTATGCCAATATCACTTCCGCAAAGTATGGCTCGGTAAGTCCAGCCGCCCCGTTCAACGCCTATGGTCGTGCCGTAACTGTTACTGCAGTCAACATCGACGGCGACGAAGACTACCCCGCCAAACAAGTCGTCGTCCGAGTCACGCACCCAAAGATACCAGACGTCATCCTCACCTGCCTTATCACCGATCACCCCGGACTGAATCAATGAAGCGCTGGCACCTCGACGATGGCTTCACCATCATCGAGATTATCATCGTCCTTGTGATTACCGGCATCTTCGCGGCAATGTTCTCCGAGACGATCGTATCGACGATGACGATCTACTCCGATAGTAACCTTCGCAAGAACGCCCACATCGATTTGAAGCGAACTTTCGAACAGTTCGCCTCCGATGTTCGCTCCTGGCAGTCGTGGCAGTCAGCGATCTCCAACACCGTTGCCGATCTAAATCGCGTTGGAACAGCCCGCCATCAGAACGGGACGATTTATTATATCAACAATCTTCGACTCGCCTACTCCCTTGCCAGTGGGGCTCTTCGCTTTCAACGCAGCGATGTCGGCAACTGGTCGAATCTCTATATGCTCATTCCCGCCGGTATCACTATGAACTCCTCGCGATTCACCGAGACTGTTGCCGGAGGTAAGCGACGGGTTACAATCGAAGTTGTGATGACCACAAATAACAAACCGTTTCGGGCACGGACGACGATCTTCCCCCGGAAAGGTTAGGCGCTGTGCGATGATCAAGGGACTTGCAGGGCTTGCTCGTAGATTCCGCAGTTGGGAACGCGTTGCCGAAAGAGGCAATGTCTTGATTACGGGCGTCATCATGCTCTCGTTTCTAACCCTCTACGGCGCGGTCCTTATGGCGCGAATGATCCTCGACGCCGACTCATCCGCCCGGAGGTTGATCACCACCCGTTCGCTCTACCTGGCAGAAGGAGGTATCCAATGGGGTCGCAAGTATCTCACAAACAATACCAGCGCTACAACCCTCGGCCCTATCAACTATGCCGGCGGCCGCCTCACGGTTGTGATCGAGCAGGGTTCGGTGCGTTACCCCAACTACAACACCTCCACCAACGTTTACCGTATCACCGCCACCGCCGAGGTCGGCGAGACACGCCGGGTCATAGAGGAAGTCCGCTACCGGGGGGGAGGCTCGAACAAGCAATTGATGTACTGGCGGGAGGCGGTGGACGACCAGTTCTAACCTTGCCATTCGCTTGACATTCGACCTGAACATGTGCATATTTGAATCTTGAACTGACCACGACCTCCAACAACACTTCTCTCCCGATGGACTTCGATCAGAATCTGCTTGCACTGCTGAAGGATGTACTCTTGATCAGCGCGCTAATCCTCTTCATCGCCGGCTCTTTCTTTTTCTTCGTTCCGGCCTTGCTGGTCAAGTGGAATACCGTTGGCAACACCTGGCTTGGCCCCGGGGATGACGCTCATCGCAGCGGCGTCTGGCGACGCATCATATCCGCGGATTATGCGATCTTTCGTAACCACCGTATCACCGGCGGGGTGATGTGGGGCTTATCATCGTTCTTTCTGATCATTTACACACTCTACAGATGACGCTTCAGTGGCGTCGCACCCCGATTTCGCTTGATTCCCGAATATTCAGTTGATCGTTTAAGGTATCATACCTACGGGAGCAGCGACCGACCTCCACTCCTGTTGCTGCACGGCTGGGGCGGTAACGGACAGACACTAAGAGCATTCGGTGAACCGCTATCCATTCACATGCGGGTATTTGCACCGGACTTGCCTGGTTTCGGCGATTCGCCCGAGCCTGCCGGGTATAGCGGATCCGAAGACTACCTCAGAATCCTGCTGAACTGGCTTGATAAACTTCATATTACCCGGCTCGATATAATCGCTCATAGTTTCGGCGGCAGGATTGCCATTCGGATGGCAGCCGAACATCCGGACCTTGTCGGCAAACTCATATTGACCGCCAGTGCTGGTGTTAGACCTCACCGTAGGATGGGGACCTCGGTCAGAATACTTGCAGCGAAGAGTCTAAGAAGACTTGGGCAGGTCGTTGGGGGCTCGATCGGATCTCACATCGAGAATCGGCGACAGGCTCTTGGATCAGCAGACTGGAGGTCTGCTTCGCCGGTGATGCGTGGAGTATTGAGCCGGGTGATAAAGGAAGATCTTTCTGATGAAATGAAACGAATCACAGCACCGACACTGTTGTTGTGGGGTAAAGACGACCGCGAGACGCCGCTCTGGATGGGGCGGAGAATGGCTGAACTTATACCGCAGTCCAAACTGACTATTATCGAGCGAGCCGGTCATTATCCTTTTCTGGACCGACCCGGCGAAGCCGTTGCCGCAGTTTGGAAACACCTTGCATTGCCCGATGCCTGGTAGACTTAGCCCTTCAGCCGACCGCCGGGCTGGCCAGAGTGTCATACTTAACGAGCGAGCCATCTAATTGAAACATTGATATCAAGCAGACGTCAAACCACTTGGCCTATAGATACATCGTCTCCCCACTGTTAACCCTGCTGGGATTCTCAACCTTCACTATAGCCGAAGTGAAGACCAGAACCATTGAGTATCTCGTCGATGGCGTCACCTGTGAAGGCTACTTCGCCTGGGATGACGCTGTAACAGCGCCGCGTCCCGGCATACTCGTCTTGCACGAGTGGAAAGGTCTCGAAGACTACGCCCGCGATCGTACCGAAGCCCTGGCGAGGCTTGGATATGTCGCTTTCGCTGCCGACATGTATGGCAAGGATATCCGCCCTAAGACTCGCGAGGAGGCAATGACCGAATCCGGCCGCCTGCGCAATGATCGTGCACTGGTGAGAAGGCGAGCCAACGCCTCACTTGAATTGCTCAAATCAAAGTCGTCTGTGGATTCGTCCCGCCTGGCGGCAATCGGCTATTGCTTCGGTGGTATGTGCGCCCTTGAACTCGCGCGCAGCGGGGCAGAACTGAAGGGTGTAGTATCGTTCCATGGATCGCTCGATACACCCGACTTGGTTTCAGCCGGACAGGTGAAAGCCAAGTTGCTTGTCCTGCACGGCGCCGCCGATCCGGCCGTTCCTCCAGACAAGGTCCGTGCTTTTGAAAGCGAAATGACTGCGGCAGGTGTTGACTGGCAGTTGGTTTCTTATGGAGGTGCGGTCCACGCCTTCACCAACCCTAATGCCGGAAACAACCCTTCTACCGGTGCAGCCTACGACCCCAAAGCCGCGGCTCGTTCCTGGAAAGCAATGCAGACTTTCTTCGACGAACTGTTCTCCGGGCGATAATACATTTCATGCTCGAAGGGTTATCGGCACGCATACCGGTTGCGTGTTGAAGGTAGTGTTCTTACATTTAAGGTTCGATGGGCCGGTGCCAGGCCGGCTGAATTCGACGGGGACGTAGCTCAGTTGGTTAGAGTGACGGCCTGTCACGCCGTAGGTCGCGAGTTCGAGTCTCGTCGTCCCCGCACCAGCATAAAGGAAAGCCCGGTTCAAATGAGCCGGGCTTTCCTTTTTTCAAGCCTATGACCGATCAGTCTTCGTTGCAGATGACGCCTCTGAGCGCCGACCAAGCCGCTGTTCCCGGGCTTGCCAAATAGGTTTGCCCGAGCCCCTGCTTGCCCGGGAAGTTGCGATTCGAAGTCGAGACCTGAACTTCATCCCGACCCGTCATTCCGATTTGGCCTGAAGCGCAGCCTCCGCAGCCAGCCGGGCCGATAATTGCACCCGCCCGGACAAGTTCAGCCAAAGTTCCATCCTCTATTAGTTTCAGATAGACCTCCCGCGTCGCGGGCACCATCTTTAACATTACCCCCTCGGCGATTTTCCGTCCCTTTAGAACATCGGCTACCGCCCGAAAGTCTTCCCACCGGCCGTTGGTGCAAGATCCCACAAATACTGAATCGACAGGCACATTTCCAAACTCCCGCACTGGTCTGGCGCCATTTGGAGATGGCGGTGGAGACACCAGTGGTTCAAGTCGGCTTACATCGAACCGAAGATGATCAACATAGTCGGTGCCGGGGTCTGCCGCCGGTTGCTTGTGCGCAACCCCAAAACGTTCCCAATAGAACTTTTCGATCACCTCTGAAGGCGGAAGAAAGAAGCCGATAGCACCTGCCTCGGTCGCCATTGAGCAGAGCGTTAGCCGACCTGCAAGGTCAAGTGCATCGATGGCTTCGCCGGCCAACTCAACAGCAAAGCCGAGGGACAAATCGGTGCCAAGTTGACCAAGCAGAAATAGCGCGACATCTTTGGCCGATGTGTTGGAGGGAGGATGACCGATTAGTTCAACCCGGAGTGTGGGCGGGATCTCAAAAAAGGTCTTGCCGGTTCGGAAGACGAATGCCACATCCGTGTCGCCCATGCCTTGACCGAAGGCACCGACCGCGCTGAGGATGTTGAAGTGACTGTCTGTGCCGATAGCCGTTGAACCGGGACGGACTAAACCCCTTTCGATAGCCAGATGTGTGCCGATGCCGGCATCGACGTCGAAAAGCCGCACCCCCTCGGAGCGCGCGAATTTGCGCAGTAAGTGTTGGTTGTCGGCATAACCGGTCGTGTTGGCTGGAGCATTGGTATCGAACGTGAAGAACGTCCGCTTCGGATCGGCGACGTAGTCTCCGCTGAATCGCGAGCGAAGTTGCGAAACGACGCCCGGACCGCCAAAGTCCCGTGCCGAACGATAATCGACATCGATCCACAGGTAATCGCCTGCGCCCGTGGACTTTCCTACCGAATGCGCCCGCAGAATCTTCTCAATGATGGTAGCCAATGCCGCTCTCCCGGGTCATCCGTTGATTAACAAAGAAAATGGTGCAATACTCGCGCCAAGTCCTCACGAGGAGGAGAGTCGCATACTTGATCAGTTGCTATAACTTTTCCTAACCTTCGCCTGCCACTATTCAAGTGTCCGTCAAGGAGGCCGATAGAGGAGAGGAAGTGCAATCAGGGGTGCCTTTCGCGATATGCGGATGTCCTGGAAGGCAAAGATCGCTCCACCTGGGAAACGCGGATGGCCAATGAACTATTCCAATGCCGACCCGCCGGGACTGCTGACCGCCGCGCAGGTCGTTTCGATGACGGGGGTCAGCAAATCGACGCTGCGGCATTGGGAGCGTGAATTCCGCGACTTCCTTGAGACCGCTATCGAAGAACAAAACGGCCGACGCCTCTTTCGAGCCGACGCCGTATCCAAGATAGAGAGAATAAAAGCCCTGGTGCTGGAGCAGGGACTTACCCTTCAGGGAGTTCGCAAGCATCTCCAGTCACTTGCCACAGACAAGCGAACACTTCCCTTGACGGCAGTCGAAGAGAAAGCACGGCGATTGGCTGATATCGTTACCGACCATATCATCAAGCGCCTTTTCACATCGGTGAAGCAGGAGTAACATACTGACGGCGGTTTCGGCATATCATAGCCAAACCGTCGGCAACCGGAGCAACCCACACGGAACGGCCCCGTAAGTTTCCAAACCCCTTGCAAGCGGGGCCGTGGGCCAACGCGGCGCGGCAGAGATTATCCACCTCTGCCGCGCCAAACATCCCGCATTCCGACTACATCCCTCGTAACACTAACCGACGCCGGACGATTCATCCGATTCTTCCGTCTAATCCAACTTATTCAGTGTTTCTATTCACCGGGCACCCGTTGCTGAGGATGGTCTGGCTGTGCCTGCTGTTGGCTTGTTCGCAAGCCGATGCGCCTCGCGCCGGTGCCTTAACAAATAATCGCAAACTGATGGTCGCTCCTGAATTCCCAGCTGGACTCGATTGGGTCAACACACCCGGTCCGATTCGACTCTCAGACCTCAAAGGCAAGGTCGTCCTGCTCGACTTCTGGACATACTGTTGCATCAACTGCATGCACATCATACCTGACCTGAAGCGACTCGAACGGGAGTTTCCCGTCGAACTCGTCGTGATCGGGGTGCATAGCGCCAAGTTTACACAGGAGGGCCGCACCGAAAACATACGTCAAGCCGTCGCGCGCTACGAAATCGAACACCCCGTGGTGAACGACTACCGCTTCGTAGTATGGCAGTCTTACGGCGCCAATGCCTGGCCTACTGTCGTCCTGATAGATCCCTTGGGCCGGATTGTGATGCAGGCGGCTGGAGAAGGTGTCTATGCTCGCTTTGCCGAACCGATCCGCAAGTTGGTGGTAGAGTATAGCAAGCAAGGTGTTCTGACTCGGGACCCTTTGAAGTTGACAGCCGGTGGACCTTCGCCAGCTGCACGAGCATTCTCCTTCCCGGGCAAGGTGACCGCTGATGAGACCGGCCGTCGCCTCTTCATTTCGGATCAAAACAGGAACCGGATAGTCATCTGGGATGCGCAAAATGAGCGAGTCATCGACGTAATCGGATCCGGTGAGACCGGACTGAAGGATGGTCAATTCGAATCGGCAACCTTCAATCATCCGCAGGGGATGACTTTGGTCGGTGATCGTCTCTACATCGCCGATACCGAGAATCATGCCATCCGGGAAGCGGACTTAACGTCCCGAATGGTAACGACGCTGGCGGGGAATGGATCGCAACTTCTATGGCCTCGGGGCGGTGGGAAGGGGAGCGAGACGGCCCTCAGTTCACCTTGGGATATAGTGCATCGAGACGGCCTTATCTATATTGCGATGGCTGGAACGCATCAGATCTGGACTCTGAGGATCGCCGACGGATGGGTCGAGCCTTTTGCCGGATCTGGCAGGGAAGGGCTGCACGATGGACCCCGACTGGCTGCGGCTTTAGCCCAGCCGAGCGGTTTGGCGCTTCTTGGCGACCGAATCTACTTCGCAGACAGCGAAGTCTCGGCTATTCGATTTGTAGAACTTGGTGATGGAGGACAGGTCGGCACTGTAGTAGGAGAAGACCTCTTTGAGTTCGGTGATCGTGATGGCATCGGTGACGCTGTCCGTCTGCAGCATCCTCTCGGCATCGCCACCGATGGGAAGGTCCTCTATATCGCTGACACCTATAACAGCAAGGTCAAGATCATCGACCCGTCCGACCGATCCAGCCGAACGCTCTATGGCAATGGCGAACCGGGACTTGCCGACGGTGAAGGGAAGATGGCCCGCCTTTACGAACCGGGTGGCATCGCCTGGGCTGCGGGGCGACTCTACATAGCCGACACCAATAACCACCTCATCCGTTCTGCCGACCCATCCGGGCGCGAATTGACAACATTGCAGATCGAGGTGTCTGCACGGTCTGCTGTCACCACACTCAAACCCGACACTTTGGATGGATTGTCAGTCGGCGAAGGTAAGGGGGCGCTTGTTTTGCGAATCTCGCTGCCCACAGGTATGAAACTGAACGATGGTGCGCCAGTAGTAGTTACGCTGACTGATGGTGGAGGAGTCATCGATTTGCCAACCGGCACAAGCCGCGAATTTCGTATCGACGAACTGTTCGAACTGCCGGTAGTTTGGATGTCCGGCAGGGGAGTAATGTCGCTTGAGGTAAGCTATGTTTATTGCGGTGAGATCGATCCGGACCTTTGCTATCCCGGCCATCACCGGATCGCGCTTCCGGTCGATGTCGTCGAAACTGGAGTCAGTCGCGCTGCTTTGACACTTAAGCCCAGACCCAAAATGTGAAACGCCCGACCGGCTGGTCAGGCGTTTCCAAGCGATCCTCATCCATGTGGAGACGCCGGGAATCGAACCCGGGTCCGAAGGCACGGCTCAAGCAGTCACTACGAGCGTAGTCAACCTTTGAGTCTCGAGGTCATCCCGCGGATTGACGCGACAGCATGACCTCCAGCAGCAGGATTACTGCAGATGCGCCCTGCGGCGCAACGCATCCGAGGATCGCCGGATGAAGCCTCGTCCGACACGGCGACCAGCGGCGGAGAGGCGTGCTGCACTAATTTAGGTTAGGCAGCGAGTGCATACGAGTAATCGTTGGCACTTGTGGTGTTCAGCCTTTTGGCGGGGTGACCGAAACCCCCGGCTCGCGACTACAGGCACCGACTTGCCCCCGTCGAAACCAATCGTCCCCATTGACTTTGTCATTGCCGAGCAACAGCATGACAAAACCAGTTTCATCTTCTGTCTGCACATACATGATACGAAATCAATCAGCAAAAGTCAACTCCTCCTCCATCAGCATCTGCGATCTACCGGCTCGAGTGCTCTATGTCGAGAATGTCATCCTTTCCAGCATAGGGCTTGGTCTCAAGTTTCACAATGCGTTTCATCTGCTCGATTAGCGAGACCATTCGCTCGACCGCCGGATTAATGCGGGAAGCGAGAAGCCGCAATTCGCTCTCGATAAGTTCTGGTCGAGTGATCAACTCTGCAATGGTCACCAATGCTTGCAATGGTTGCGACAATTCATGCGCCAGCCCACCGGTGATTTGACGGACAGCGTCGAGTTTCTGAGCCCGGACGCGTTGCTCCTCGAGTTGCCGTTGGTCGGATACGTTCCGCGAGGCCGCAAGGAGGACATTTCGTCCGTTAAGTTCTGCTGACGAAACCGTAACCTGTACCGGCACCTTTCGGCCGTCGCGAGTCAGATTGATGCCATCCAACACCCCAATTCCATCGCCTATTCGTTTAAGGTCGTCATACATCGCATCCCATCGCTCTTCGGGGGTCAGTTGTTGAATTGGCAAACCGATCAATTCCCTCCGGCTGTAGCCGAGTTGCCCGGCGGCGGCATTGTTCGCGTCGATGACCTTTAGTGTGCCGGCATCAATGATAAATGTTGGATCACCTGATCGCTCGAAGAGTAGCCGGTATCGCGTCTCCAGTTCGATCACTGCACGGTTAAGGGATACGCGGTGAGACATATCGCTTACGATCCACATCAGACCGATGCGCCGGAGATTCTTGTCTTTGATAACCGTCACCCCATGGAGTGCCGGGAAGAGGTCCCCTGACCCGCGTCGCATCATCATATCGAAGTGCAGTGTTCCCAAAGCCTTTAACTTCGATCTGATGTTGCCAAGCACCTCATTGCGTCGCTCCGGCTCCGCAATCAGATCGAATGGCGACTGCCCGATTAGCGCACCTGCGGAAGTCTCGAACATCCGGGCTGCAGCCAGATTGGTGCGGTGGACTGCCATTGTCTCTTCGTCGAGTAGGAATATCGCATCCTCGATCCCGTCGAATACCGCATTGAGTGTTGTGACGATGTCCGAAGGTGTGTCCTGGTCCGGTTCGTCTTGAGTTTGCACTACATTGACGAGACCGATGACGACCCGCTCGACTCCTGTTCCAACAACCGTAAGTATCAACTCCCGGCGATCCTTGGCACCCTCAACCTTAATCAACTGAAAAAGCGCACTTCCATTTCCATTGGAGATAAAGTGCCCGTATCGTCCGCGATCTGATGGTTCAATCCAGTTATATAACCTATCAGTGACTTCGCGAGCATACAGTTCTGTAGTCAACCGCAAGCCTAACAACTCAATCCAAACAGTTCCCGCGATGGCAATCCGTTCGCCGGTCAGGACGATCATCTCCCGATTTACTATACGACCGGTATCCGAACTGGTGAGGTCACTATCATCGGGCACTTCAGCGCCATAAGTATTGGGAGAATTGATCATAGTCTTAAGAAGTGCTTCCGCTATCACTGCGTAGCCGTCGTCGAGCCGCTTCGATGAGTGGACTCTCTGGATACTCCAGGATTAAGGTTTCCAAATACCGGCGGCCGCGTTTTAGGTCGTTCAATGCCTCGACGGCAATCCGACCGGCTTCGAAGAGCGCCTGATCAGGTCTCAGCGATCCTGTGCCAATCTTCACTATCCGGTCAAGCGCTTCAAGCGCAGCACGATGATTGCCGCGCATTTCTTCCATCCTGGCTACCATCCTCAATGCAGACTCGACAACTCGCGGCGCGTTCCCTTCGGCTGAAATCTCCGTCAAACTGCCGATAGCCTCATCGATGCGTCCAATGAAATTGAGCAAGTCGCACCGACCTAATGCAGCAAGTGATGTGGAATCTTCTGTAAGGTCGTCGATTAAGGTCATCAACTCAAGCGCATCGTTGGCTTCCACCGAAGCGGGTTCTGCCATCACTAACTGGGCGGCTTGCTGGCGAGCGTCGGTTGGCTTTCCGGTACGAAAGTAGAGGCGCGCCAGTTCGAGTCGGGCGCGGGTTGCGCCCTGTGCTTTGCGTCCGGTATTGCGAATGATGGCTTCAAGTCTGGAGCGGGTCTGCGCGAAGTCCCTTTCGTGCAGATATGTCAGAGCGATGTCGATTTCAATCTCGCCGGGATCGTCGATCGAACTGCCGGAGATCTTCTTCAATATTGCCAGAGC harbors:
- a CDS encoding alpha/beta hydrolase, with protein sequence MIPEYSVDRLRYHTYGSSDRPPLLLLHGWGGNGQTLRAFGEPLSIHMRVFAPDLPGFGDSPEPAGYSGSEDYLRILLNWLDKLHITRLDIIAHSFGGRIAIRMAAEHPDLVGKLILTASAGVRPHRRMGTSVRILAAKSLRRLGQVVGGSIGSHIENRRQALGSADWRSASPVMRGVLSRVIKEDLSDEMKRITAPTLLLWGKDDRETPLWMGRRMAELIPQSKLTIIERAGHYPFLDRPGEAVAAVWKHLALPDAW
- a CDS encoding prepilin-type N-terminal cleavage/methylation domain-containing protein, whose amino-acid sequence is MTPKNLSDCGYTMIEIILTILILGILMAVAIPRFIRLTEETDRSRCAAERGAINSALMITYNALNVRDPAYVNWLATVSINALSDTMFATRHIPVCPRGGTFMIVNGQTTCSLHGQ
- a CDS encoding 3-isopropylmalate dehydratase large subunit; amino-acid sequence: MATIIEKILRAHSVGKSTGAGDYLWIDVDYRSARDFGGPGVVSQLRSRFSGDYVADPKRTFFTFDTNAPANTTGYADNQHLLRKFARSEGVRLFDVDAGIGTHLAIERGLVRPGSTAIGTDSHFNILSAVGAFGQGMGDTDVAFVFRTGKTFFEIPPTLRVELIGHPPSNTSAKDVALFLLGQLGTDLSLGFAVELAGEAIDALDLAGRLTLCSMATEAGAIGFFLPPSEVIEKFYWERFGVAHKQPAADPGTDYVDHLRFDVSRLEPLVSPPPSPNGARPVREFGNVPVDSVFVGSCTNGRWEDFRAVADVLKGRKIAEGVMLKMVPATREVYLKLIEDGTLAELVRAGAIIGPAGCGGCASGQIGMTGRDEVQVSTSNRNFPGKQGLGQTYLASPGTAAWSALRGVICNED
- a CDS encoding prepilin-type N-terminal cleavage/methylation domain-containing protein, which gives rise to MLSALRSDKGFTLVELIMVIVIIGILASVAVPKFVNLSDSANKAKCQANQGAVNSAVAMQYAQIVAADPTQAAWLENLAMNGVQAGWFATGAVPACPTGGTYTLTNGNVVCSVVAHRP
- a CDS encoding prepilin-type N-terminal cleavage/methylation domain-containing protein — translated: MFDKLTHDDRGFTLVELIMVIVIVGILASVAVPKFVNLTDSANKAKCQANQGAVNSAVAMQYAVVVAADPTQAAWLENLAMNGVQAGWFATGAVPTCPTGGTYTLTNGNVVCSVVAHRP
- a CDS encoding MerR family transcriptional regulator, which gives rise to MRMSWKAKIAPPGKRGWPMNYSNADPPGLLTAAQVVSMTGVSKSTLRHWEREFRDFLETAIEEQNGRRLFRADAVSKIERIKALVLEQGLTLQGVRKHLQSLATDKRTLPLTAVEEKARRLADIVTDHIIKRLFTSVKQE
- a CDS encoding prepilin-type N-terminal cleavage/methylation domain-containing protein; the encoded protein is MKRWHLDDGFTIIEIIIVLVITGIFAAMFSETIVSTMTIYSDSNLRKNAHIDLKRTFEQFASDVRSWQSWQSAISNTVADLNRVGTARHQNGTIYYINNLRLAYSLASGALRFQRSDVGNWSNLYMLIPAGITMNSSRFTETVAGGKRRVTIEVVMTTNNKPFRARTTIFPRKG
- a CDS encoding dienelactone hydrolase family protein, producing MAYRYIVSPLLTLLGFSTFTIAEVKTRTIEYLVDGVTCEGYFAWDDAVTAPRPGILVLHEWKGLEDYARDRTEALARLGYVAFAADMYGKDIRPKTREEAMTESGRLRNDRALVRRRANASLELLKSKSSVDSSRLAAIGYCFGGMCALELARSGAELKGVVSFHGSLDTPDLVSAGQVKAKLLVLHGAADPAVPPDKVRAFESEMTAAGVDWQLVSYGGAVHAFTNPNAGNNPSTGAAYDPKAAARSWKAMQTFFDELFSGR